The following are encoded in a window of bacterium genomic DNA:
- a CDS encoding class I SAM-dependent methyltransferase: protein MEGDTKYGELVIPPSIPPGKTPDLLKYWYLGSRVRRYISRRRLTAVIDRVPAAPGQPVLDVGCGAGLGLALLGRRGFRPVGIDLVDGGFYAARCIGEANGLKVGLINADVSRLPFRPSTFRAVTAVEMLEHVFEGDRRSAFAEMARVISPGGALVLSTPNYNSFVEIGKRLLYKSRSLRRLLPFMHYPTPDVGRASYHPHSYHLPIPQRNLRTLLEDAAFTVVATRKFLFALKYTPDALLRIMQGVESLLERLPLVRELACTVLIVAVKAG, encoded by the coding sequence ATGGAGGGCGATACGAAATACGGGGAGCTGGTAATCCCGCCGTCCATACCGCCGGGTAAGACGCCGGATTTACTGAAATACTGGTACTTGGGCTCGCGGGTGCGGCGTTATATTTCGCGCCGGCGGCTGACGGCGGTTATCGACCGCGTCCCGGCCGCGCCGGGGCAGCCGGTCCTCGACGTCGGTTGCGGGGCGGGGCTTGGGCTCGCGTTGCTGGGCCGGCGCGGGTTCCGGCCCGTCGGAATCGACCTCGTCGACGGCGGGTTTTACGCCGCGCGATGCATCGGCGAAGCGAACGGCCTCAAAGTCGGATTAATTAACGCCGACGTCTCGCGGTTACCTTTCCGGCCTTCGACTTTCCGCGCCGTTACCGCCGTCGAGATGCTCGAGCACGTTTTCGAGGGGGACCGACGCAGCGCGTTCGCCGAAATGGCCCGCGTGATTTCTCCGGGCGGAGCGCTGGTCCTCTCGACCCCTAACTACAACTCCTTCGTCGAAATAGGGAAAAGGTTATTGTATAAATCACGTTCGTTACGACGCCTTTTACCTTTCATGCACTACCCTACTCCCGACGTAGGCCGAGCATCGTATCATCCTCACAGCTACCACCTCCCCATCCCGCAAAGGAATCTCCGGACGTTGCTCGAGGACGCGGCCTTCACGGTCGTCGCGACTAGAAAATTCCTGTTCGCGTTGAAATATACGCCGGACGCCCTATTAAGAATAATGCAAGGAGTCGAAAGTCTCCTCGAGCGGCTGCCGCTCGTTCGCGAGCTCGCCTGTACGGTCTTAATCGTAGCCGTCAAAGCCGGATAA
- a CDS encoding CDP-alcohol phosphatidyltransferase family protein — translation MNRENANVDNSNISWDGRPLDWRNKATDRFVLRWIKRYLSAPVSLILNRVPGARPWMATAASALAGTAAGVVLALGYGWQAGVVAAAAQILDGVDGQLARLRGTSSPGGALLDSVLDRVVDGAMVLGTIIYLVRTPLPSAVYLPAVLALGFVAVVASNLVSYSGARAGELGLKLPARPTLASKGTRTAVIVLCALATLFWAHAPLVALVYLAVHPTAAVVDRVVTASRNGY, via the coding sequence ATGAACCGGGAAAACGCCAACGTGGACAACTCCAATATATCCTGGGACGGCCGGCCGCTCGACTGGCGCAATAAAGCGACCGACCGCTTCGTCCTCCGGTGGATAAAGCGCTACCTCAGCGCGCCCGTCAGTTTAATACTCAACCGCGTTCCGGGGGCAAGGCCGTGGATGGCGACGGCCGCGTCGGCCCTAGCCGGTACCGCCGCCGGCGTCGTCCTCGCGCTGGGCTACGGGTGGCAGGCCGGCGTCGTCGCCGCCGCCGCGCAAATCCTCGACGGCGTGGACGGCCAGCTCGCGCGCCTGAGAGGTACGTCGAGCCCGGGCGGCGCGCTCCTCGACTCGGTGCTCGACCGCGTCGTCGACGGCGCGATGGTACTCGGAACGATAATATATCTCGTTCGGACGCCGCTGCCGTCCGCCGTCTATTTGCCGGCGGTGCTCGCGCTCGGCTTCGTCGCCGTCGTCGCCTCGAATCTAGTCAGTTACTCGGGCGCTCGAGCGGGCGAGCTGGGCCTGAAGCTTCCCGCCAGGCCCACGCTCGCGAGCAAGGGGACGCGTACGGCCGTTATAGTACTTTGCGCTCTCGCCACCCTCTTTTGGGCCCACGCCCCACTCGTCGCACTTGTTTACCTGGCCGTACACCCGACCGCCGCGGTAGTCGACCGGGTCGTAACCGCAAGCCGAAACGGCTACTGA
- a CDS encoding M1 family aminopeptidase: MSGFRTLLIAFVSTAAAAAAAGPPPPYLPGAQDELFYGHLFEPQARGPLLPSKASANYDVRKYTITMTIDDEALTVYAKTTTRVRSKEASLTTFSFDFTTLLKVTRVARAGKTLAFTHNNNVLTVTLERPMAKDEDFDVDVEYDGKPGNGFFFTTGGVFTSTEMSYSRNWFPCNDRPADKADDGVELYLTVRDDWYAASNGLLAWSGPAGEDTNLFHWVERYPIATYLVAIACAEYYTSFNQTWRGMPVNYFVYGNQAGAAPTFFEHQLDMLDCFAAKFGDYPFKAEKYGVAAVDMTNFGGMENQTCTFIRASYIGPHHNGDHLLAHELAHSWWGDMVTCGTWKDLWLNEGQASYADALYTEYRYGDAAFRDHMRSYADSYFREDASRRFSVYDPTYPWSATVYQKGAWVLHMLRRLVGDENFYRAWNDYGAAHKYGTAVTDDLQYEFERAYGADLDWFFEQWVYKAGYPEFKYSWVKSGGGKTVKVKIEQVQQVTPLTPLFKCPVDLTFAARGDDEYTKTVWVDGREHTFEFTLPEEIYWVYFDKDVWLLQKNTCNVGVVLDYFRARPAERGVALSWATSAEKDFAGFNLYRESVAAARDGLKSKINEKLITGRSPYRYVDEAAKPKGEYRYWLEAVDLSGARETFGPAEVRLPTKPVAFALRQNVPNPTPGRTTFAFSLAAAGPGVLAVYDLAGREVWRHEATFAEGANELEVTFDLAPGVYVYRLTAGREGAAKKMVVIR; this comes from the coding sequence ATGTCAGGGTTTAGAACATTGTTAATAGCGTTCGTATCCACGGCCGCCGCGGCCGCCGCAGCCGGCCCTCCGCCCCCATATCTCCCCGGCGCGCAGGACGAGCTGTTCTACGGCCACCTCTTCGAACCCCAGGCTAGGGGGCCGCTGCTCCCGTCGAAGGCGTCGGCGAATTACGACGTCCGCAAATACACCATCACGATGACCATCGACGACGAGGCGCTTACGGTGTACGCGAAGACGACGACGCGCGTACGAAGCAAGGAAGCGTCGCTCACGACGTTCTCGTTCGACTTTACGACGCTGCTCAAGGTTACCCGCGTCGCCCGGGCCGGCAAAACGCTCGCGTTCACCCACAATAACAATGTGCTTACGGTCACGCTCGAGCGACCTATGGCGAAAGATGAGGATTTCGACGTCGACGTCGAATACGACGGCAAACCGGGGAACGGCTTCTTCTTCACGACCGGCGGCGTCTTCACCTCCACCGAGATGAGTTACTCGCGGAACTGGTTCCCCTGCAACGACCGCCCGGCCGACAAGGCCGACGACGGCGTCGAGCTCTACCTAACGGTCCGCGACGACTGGTACGCGGCCTCCAACGGCCTCCTCGCTTGGAGCGGGCCGGCGGGCGAAGATACCAACCTTTTCCACTGGGTGGAACGTTACCCCATAGCCACCTACCTCGTCGCCATCGCGTGCGCCGAATACTATACCAGCTTCAACCAGACCTGGCGCGGTATGCCGGTCAATTATTTCGTATATGGGAACCAGGCCGGCGCGGCGCCCACCTTCTTCGAACACCAGCTCGACATGCTCGACTGCTTCGCCGCCAAGTTCGGCGACTACCCGTTCAAGGCCGAGAAGTACGGCGTGGCCGCGGTGGATATGACCAACTTCGGCGGGATGGAGAACCAGACTTGCACCTTCATCCGCGCCAGCTACATAGGCCCCCACCACAACGGCGACCACCTCCTCGCCCACGAGCTCGCCCACTCCTGGTGGGGCGATATGGTCACCTGCGGCACGTGGAAGGATTTATGGTTGAACGAGGGCCAGGCCAGTTACGCCGACGCGCTCTACACGGAGTACCGCTACGGCGACGCCGCGTTCCGCGACCACATGCGCTCGTACGCCGACAGTTACTTCCGCGAAGACGCGTCGCGCCGCTTTTCGGTCTACGACCCGACGTACCCGTGGAGCGCCACCGTCTATCAAAAGGGCGCGTGGGTCTTACACATGTTGCGGCGGCTTGTGGGCGACGAAAACTTCTACCGCGCCTGGAACGACTACGGCGCCGCGCATAAATACGGAACCGCCGTAACCGACGACCTCCAGTACGAATTCGAGAGAGCGTACGGCGCCGACCTCGACTGGTTCTTCGAGCAATGGGTATATAAAGCCGGCTATCCGGAGTTTAAATATTCCTGGGTCAAATCGGGCGGCGGCAAGACGGTAAAGGTCAAGATAGAGCAAGTCCAGCAAGTAACGCCGCTGACGCCGCTGTTCAAATGCCCGGTGGACCTCACGTTCGCCGCCCGCGGCGACGACGAATATACGAAGACCGTATGGGTCGACGGCCGCGAACACACCTTCGAGTTTACGTTGCCCGAAGAAATCTACTGGGTATATTTCGACAAGGATGTTTGGCTGCTACAGAAGAATACGTGCAACGTCGGCGTCGTCCTCGATTACTTCCGCGCGCGGCCGGCGGAACGGGGCGTCGCGCTCTCGTGGGCTACGTCGGCCGAGAAGGATTTCGCCGGCTTCAACCTCTACCGCGAGAGCGTCGCCGCGGCACGCGACGGCCTAAAATCAAAAATCAACGAGAAGCTAATAACGGGGCGTTCGCCTTATCGCTACGTCGACGAGGCCGCCAAACCGAAAGGCGAATACCGCTACTGGCTCGAGGCGGTGGACCTGAGCGGCGCCCGCGAGACGTTCGGGCCGGCGGAGGTCCGGCTGCCGACGAAGCCGGTTGCCTTCGCGCTCCGCCAGAACGTCCCCAACCCCACGCCCGGGAGGACGACGTTCGCGTTCTCGCTGGCCGCGGCCGGCCCGGGCGTGCTGGCCGTCTACGACCTGGCAGGCCGCGAGGTCTGGCGCCACGAGGCGACCTTCGCCGAGGGGGCGAACGAGCTCGAGGTAACGTTTGACCTCGCGCCGGGCGTATACGTTTACCGCCTTACGGCGGGAAGGGAGGGCGCGGCGAAGAAGATGGTGGTAATTCGGTAA